A section of the Mesotoga sp. BH458_6_3_2_1 genome encodes:
- a CDS encoding radical SAM protein translates to MIRLSHVYGVVPSRRLGRSLGVCTIPFKTCNYSCIYCQLGRTTNMTNTRQTFYPAEEILNEARSFIEKYGKDSFDVVTVVGEGEPTLYKPLDSIVNGLRELTDKPLVLITNGSLLYERTLREEILDFDIVMPTLDAIDKESFRKINRPFGKLRYERVYNGLLEFSKEFKGEIWLEVMLIKDYNDSDRFLGELKNRIELLGPARVYINVPARPPAEENVEIPEEETLRYARALLKAESIENLPVSSFTTSEKKSLDAVIEIIKRHPMSENDIKSFVESQFNDEFVVDLLKRLSRNPNVEKNSYRGKDFYRYILAGRRSGG, encoded by the coding sequence GTGATTCGTTTGAGCCATGTATACGGAGTGGTTCCTTCAAGAAGACTTGGCAGATCTCTAGGGGTCTGTACGATACCGTTCAAGACATGCAATTACTCGTGCATTTACTGCCAGCTTGGCAGAACGACTAACATGACCAATACCAGGCAGACCTTCTATCCTGCGGAGGAAATCTTAAACGAGGCTAGAAGCTTCATAGAGAAATACGGCAAGGATTCCTTCGATGTAGTGACAGTTGTTGGAGAAGGTGAACCGACTCTGTACAAGCCCTTGGATTCAATTGTAAACGGACTCAGAGAACTTACAGATAAGCCGCTTGTGCTAATCACAAATGGCTCGCTTCTATATGAGAGGACATTGAGAGAAGAGATACTTGACTTCGATATTGTCATGCCGACCCTTGATGCCATTGATAAGGAGAGCTTCAGAAAAATAAACAGACCTTTTGGAAAGCTAAGGTACGAAAGAGTCTATAATGGTCTGCTCGAATTTTCGAAGGAATTCAAAGGAGAAATATGGCTTGAAGTGATGCTGATCAAGGATTACAACGACAGCGACAGATTTCTTGGAGAACTGAAGAATAGGATCGAGCTGCTTGGCCCGGCAAGAGTGTACATAAATGTCCCTGCCAGACCACCGGCAGAAGAAAATGTGGAAATACCTGAAGAAGAGACGCTAAGATACGCTCGTGCTCTTCTGAAGGCGGAGAGCATCGAGAACCTTCCGGTCAGCAGTTTCACTACCTCCGAGAAAAAATCACTGGATGCAGTGATCGAGATCATCAAGCGCCACCCAATGTCGGAAAATGACATAAAGAGTTTCGTAGAGTCGCAGTTCAATGATGAGTTTGTCGTAGATCTTCTGAAGAGACTTAGCAGGAATCCGAACGTCGAGAAGAACTCCTATCGCGGGAAGGATTTTTACAGATACATCCTTGCAGGAAGACGATCGGGAGGATGA
- a CDS encoding transporter substrate-binding domain-containing protein, whose translation MKSTISKKAVFSIVLVLFLGSVALAQPITFLVNPDYDPFSYLEEGHLKGFLVDLIGSLESETGIEVEMKPVKFDEALEMLQGEGRYCIPSLVFTTQRKALYQWAGPVAITNTYLYTTEELSGEFKSLEDARNANSVGVVSEYYSHKLLEEQGFDNLIVFEDEGSLLEALLDGDIELAPFNSAVLQELLKREQASYSPVSTVAIDLDMTYLGFSKEVPTEIVDAFQKALDSLKRSGSFSELYSEWFPGQPVPGIYTFLTEEYPPVTFRSEDGEPTGFVTEMVKEILRRNDMSAEILIVPWSLGYELASNLPNIFLFSMDQTEQRKENFEWIGPVGKNTAYLYGRKDTDTPATDLESAKRVDAIGTTTNWWTEQLLKEMGFENLVSSLDPLDTVVQLVEGETDLAVFTDLTVGELVKNAGYSMDDLEALIELQTNYFYIAASKGTNLGLILNFQKTLDEMKRDGSFEETIREFVPNMLVTSLLWNSSQLDVKGLRTSMNTLSVGEIATMELQENGSTGYIWDVKITNPNVVSLIYEGSIFERKFLDDSELVGAPYDVQWVFEAQQPGETVVIFSLRRPWESVHPIQTFAINIIVE comes from the coding sequence ATGAAATCTACTATTTCCAAGAAAGCCGTCTTTTCCATTGTCCTTGTTCTTTTTCTCGGGTCTGTTGCCCTGGCTCAGCCAATTACCTTCCTCGTGAATCCCGATTACGATCCCTTCAGCTACCTTGAGGAAGGCCATCTGAAGGGCTTCCTCGTCGATCTGATCGGATCGCTTGAAAGCGAAACGGGCATAGAAGTCGAGATGAAGCCCGTCAAATTTGACGAAGCCCTCGAGATGTTGCAGGGTGAAGGAAGATACTGCATTCCCTCTCTTGTCTTCACGACACAGAGGAAAGCTCTTTATCAATGGGCGGGGCCCGTTGCCATAACGAACACTTACCTCTACACGACCGAAGAACTTTCGGGTGAATTCAAATCACTCGAGGATGCTAGAAACGCAAATTCCGTAGGTGTGGTAAGCGAATACTATTCCCACAAACTCTTGGAGGAGCAGGGGTTTGACAACCTTATAGTTTTTGAAGACGAAGGGTCGTTGCTCGAAGCCCTTCTTGACGGAGATATCGAACTGGCGCCCTTCAACTCGGCAGTTCTCCAGGAACTTCTCAAAAGGGAACAAGCCTCTTATAGTCCCGTATCGACAGTCGCGATCGACCTGGATATGACATACCTCGGTTTCTCGAAGGAAGTCCCGACTGAAATCGTAGACGCATTCCAGAAGGCTCTCGATAGTCTAAAGAGATCCGGCTCCTTCTCCGAGCTCTACAGCGAATGGTTTCCCGGACAGCCCGTTCCCGGCATCTACACCTTCCTGACCGAGGAGTACCCGCCGGTAACCTTCAGGAGTGAAGACGGAGAACCGACGGGCTTCGTGACCGAAATGGTAAAGGAGATCCTACGCAGAAACGACATGTCTGCCGAGATCCTGATCGTCCCATGGTCCCTCGGTTATGAACTGGCCTCGAATCTGCCTAACATTTTCCTCTTCAGCATGGACCAGACCGAGCAGAGAAAGGAAAACTTCGAGTGGATCGGACCGGTAGGAAAGAATACCGCCTACCTCTACGGCCGCAAAGACACGGACACTCCAGCCACAGACCTCGAGTCAGCAAAGAGAGTCGACGCCATAGGCACGACGACGAACTGGTGGACCGAACAGCTCCTAAAGGAAATGGGCTTCGAGAACCTCGTTAGCTCTCTCGATCCTCTCGACACCGTCGTGCAGCTTGTCGAAGGCGAAACGGATTTGGCAGTATTCACCGACCTCACTGTCGGCGAGCTGGTCAAGAACGCAGGCTACTCCATGGACGACCTGGAAGCCCTTATTGAGCTCCAAACAAACTACTTCTACATCGCGGCTTCGAAGGGAACGAATCTCGGACTGATTTTGAACTTCCAGAAGACTCTCGACGAAATGAAGCGCGACGGAAGCTTCGAAGAAACAATCAGAGAATTCGTGCCAAACATGCTCGTGACATCGCTGCTCTGGAATTCCTCCCAGCTCGATGTGAAGGGTCTTCGAACCTCCATGAACACCCTCTCTGTAGGAGAGATAGCGACCATGGAACTCCAGGAGAACGGATCCACAGGCTATATCTGGGACGTAAAGATAACCAATCCAAACGTCGTTTCGCTGATCTACGAGGGCTCGATATTCGAAAGGAAGTTCCTTGACGATTCAGAACTCGTGGGAGCTCCCTATGACGTCCAGTGGGTATTCGAAGCCCAACAACCCGGCGAAACAGTTGTCATATTCTCCCTCAGGCGCCCCTGGGAAAGCGTCCATCCAATACAGACCTTTGCGATAAACATAATAGTCGAGTAA
- a CDS encoding 4Fe-4S dicluster domain-containing protein, translating to MARYDERDTIFARMNYEVDSPEYCDYYSRHPELKEVDDELRGKPDLCDSSAPSYDPIEASEVRSNFSLIEELRSLCECKSSTDRLHVEPSSITDLIKLIALDSGADLVGVAEMKPEFYYSYRGRHKEHYGEEISELLPYGIVFAVEMKREMIDTAPVMTAMVESSRTYLKAATIGLGISHFLRGLGYSARNHMDGNYLAILPLIATAAGLGVFGRHGLLISDRFGPRIKLGLVTTDVPLRCSQPLNVDLERFCGNCGLCSRECPTSAIPGNGRELDNCNRRWKINHELCYSFWRSNGTDCGICMKVCPFSKGIGFSQFTKSHDKVL from the coding sequence ATGGCTAGATATGATGAGCGTGACACCATCTTTGCCCGGATGAACTACGAAGTCGACTCACCGGAGTACTGTGACTACTACTCAAGGCATCCCGAGTTGAAAGAGGTTGATGACGAACTGCGCGGCAAGCCGGATCTGTGCGATTCAAGTGCCCCGTCTTACGATCCGATTGAAGCTTCGGAAGTTCGTTCGAATTTCTCCCTTATAGAAGAACTTAGGTCTCTATGCGAGTGCAAATCATCAACCGACAGACTCCATGTAGAGCCATCGAGCATTACGGATCTAATCAAACTAATAGCCCTCGATTCCGGGGCAGATCTCGTAGGTGTGGCGGAAATGAAACCGGAGTTCTATTACAGTTACAGAGGCAGGCATAAAGAACACTACGGAGAGGAAATAAGCGAACTGCTTCCTTACGGAATCGTTTTCGCGGTCGAGATGAAGAGAGAAATGATCGACACAGCGCCGGTGATGACCGCAATGGTCGAGAGCTCCAGAACTTACCTGAAGGCCGCCACGATTGGACTAGGCATTTCCCATTTTCTCCGCGGCCTGGGATACTCGGCAAGGAATCATATGGATGGGAATTATCTCGCAATTCTCCCTCTAATAGCGACAGCCGCAGGACTTGGCGTTTTCGGAAGACACGGTCTTCTCATCTCTGACAGGTTCGGCCCAAGAATCAAGCTCGGACTTGTAACCACGGACGTGCCTTTGAGGTGCAGCCAACCACTCAATGTCGACCTCGAGAGATTCTGCGGCAATTGCGGGCTCTGCTCGAGAGAGTGCCCCACTTCTGCAATACCAGGCAATGGACGGGAGCTCGACAACTGTAATAGGAGATGGAAAATCAACCACGAGCTCTGTTACTCCTTTTGGAGGTCGAATGGTACCGATTGCGGTATCTGCATGAAGGTCTGCCCCTTTTCGAAGGGAATCGGCTTTTCCCAATTTACGAAATCACACGACAAAGTGCTTTGA
- a CDS encoding DUF362 domain-containing protein, whose translation MPWIREDMCTGCGLCIKACPVEGAIVMKADKAYINDALCTKCGRCFSACPVNAIRPNSENPSLRSGRCGGMGLRRGGGQGKGMGGQGGR comes from the coding sequence TTGCCTTGGATAAGAGAAGATATGTGCACCGGATGTGGACTGTGTATCAAAGCCTGTCCGGTGGAAGGAGCTATCGTAATGAAGGCGGATAAGGCATATATCAACGACGCGCTTTGCACCAAATGTGGCAGGTGTTTCAGCGCTTGCCCCGTAAATGCCATAAGGCCGAACTCCGAGAATCCCTCTCTTCGATCGGGTAGATGTGGAGGAATGGGTCTCAGGCGCGGAGGCGGACAGGGAAAGGGAATGGGAGGACAAGGAGGAAGATAG
- a CDS encoding NifB/NifX family molybdenum-iron cluster-binding protein, whose amino-acid sequence MGKLIAIGTNDGFKLNDDHFGQSRYYDIYELDERKCAIKVEARQNPYYESHKHAEVDEILQVIGDCSVWIGAAMGKGSLKKLAEMNYEPVILEPMTIDEALKAYLNEQKYDGEH is encoded by the coding sequence ATGGGGAAGTTAATCGCAATCGGTACAAATGACGGCTTCAAATTGAACGACGACCACTTCGGGCAGTCAAGGTACTACGATATCTATGAGCTCGACGAAAGAAAGTGCGCCATTAAGGTTGAAGCGAGGCAGAATCCCTATTATGAGAGTCACAAGCATGCCGAGGTTGACGAGATCCTCCAGGTCATCGGCGACTGCTCGGTCTGGATCGGCGCAGCCATGGGAAAGGGATCGTTGAAGAAACTCGCCGAGATGAATTACGAGCCGGTGATTTTGGAGCCCATGACGATCGACGAGGCATTGAAGGCGTATCTCAATGAGCAGAAATACGATGGTGAACACTAG
- a CDS encoding mechanosensitive ion channel family protein, whose translation MNEVINTIIEWAIRIGISIVILLVAKWLAGLFYKAFLKFAEKTSVVSTQYQKTMRTLFNLAFYALATFIIVSVLFKNLAPVLAGLGVSGIIVGLAVKEPLENFICGILIMINKLVYEGEAVDIGGTSGGVQEIKLNHVLIKTWDGKLVTIPSRNVWAATIIHFWPENIRRNDLTVGVSYSSDLNKVMKILEESVNSYEKLYVDDNHKPMIQFTGYGASSIDFVVRFWVEKPNFIDSSTELAKIIKSRFDENDIEIPFNQLDLHIKDGPAEGIKLAKKES comes from the coding sequence ATGAATGAGGTAATTAACACAATCATCGAGTGGGCCATCAGAATAGGGATCAGCATTGTTATCCTACTGGTGGCAAAATGGCTTGCGGGCCTCTTCTACAAAGCATTCTTAAAATTCGCGGAGAAGACATCAGTTGTCTCCACTCAATATCAGAAAACCATGAGAACGCTTTTCAATCTGGCCTTCTATGCGCTGGCAACCTTCATAATTGTCTCGGTTCTCTTCAAGAATCTGGCCCCGGTCCTTGCCGGACTTGGAGTATCCGGTATCATTGTAGGTCTCGCCGTCAAGGAGCCTCTTGAGAATTTCATATGCGGAATTCTTATAATGATCAACAAACTCGTCTACGAAGGGGAAGCAGTCGATATCGGTGGAACCTCAGGTGGAGTGCAGGAGATAAAACTGAATCACGTCCTGATCAAAACCTGGGACGGAAAGCTCGTCACCATACCGAGCAGAAACGTCTGGGCCGCAACGATAATTCACTTCTGGCCTGAGAACATAAGAAGAAACGATCTTACGGTAGGTGTTTCGTACTCGAGCGACCTGAACAAAGTGATGAAGATACTCGAAGAATCTGTGAACTCTTATGAAAAGCTATATGTAGACGACAATCATAAGCCCATGATCCAGTTCACCGGTTATGGCGCCTCTTCGATCGACTTCGTCGTAAGGTTCTGGGTGGAGAAACCGAACTTCATAGACTCCAGCACCGAACTGGCGAAGATCATAAAATCAAGGTTCGACGAAAACGACATAGAGATACCATTCAACCAGCTAGATCTGCATATAAAAGACGGCCCCGCAGAAGGTATAAAGCTGGCAAAGAAGGAGAGCTGA